A single Blastococcus colisei DNA region contains:
- a CDS encoding ABC transporter ATP-binding protein: MVRIETRGASVDFPIFDAKTRSLKKAVLGVVGGNISSERKVPVIEALHDIDITIEEGDRVALVGHNGAGKSTLLRLLSGIYEPTRGSATIEGRVAPVFDLGVGMDPEISGYENIMIRGLFLGMTRKQMEARVDEIADFTELGDFLAMPLRTYSTGMRVRLALGVVTSIDPEILLFDEGIGAVDAAFLAKAKDRLAELVQRAGLLVFASHSDEFLRQLCTTAIWMEHGRVKQQGELRAVLTAYKGRDPFLDSAPASSA, from the coding sequence ATGGTCCGGATCGAGACGCGTGGGGCGAGCGTCGACTTCCCCATCTTCGACGCCAAGACGCGTTCGCTGAAGAAGGCGGTGCTCGGCGTCGTCGGCGGCAACATCAGCTCCGAGCGCAAGGTGCCGGTGATCGAGGCGCTGCACGACATCGACATCACCATCGAGGAGGGTGACCGGGTCGCACTGGTCGGTCACAACGGGGCCGGGAAGTCGACCCTGCTGCGACTGCTGTCGGGCATCTACGAGCCAACTCGCGGCTCCGCCACGATCGAGGGCCGGGTCGCTCCGGTGTTCGACCTCGGGGTCGGGATGGACCCGGAGATCTCCGGCTACGAGAACATCATGATCCGCGGGCTGTTCCTCGGGATGACGCGCAAGCAGATGGAGGCCCGGGTCGACGAGATCGCCGACTTCACCGAGCTCGGTGACTTCCTCGCCATGCCGTTGCGCACCTACTCCACCGGCATGCGGGTCCGTCTCGCCCTCGGGGTGGTGACCAGCATCGACCCGGAGATCCTGCTGTTCGACGAGGGGATCGGGGCGGTCGACGCGGCCTTCCTCGCCAAGGCTAAGGACCGGCTCGCCGAGCTGGTGCAGCGTGCCGGCCTGCTGGTCTTCGCGTCGCACTCCGACGAGTTCCTGCGGCAGCTGTGCACCACCGCCATCTGGATGGAGCACGGCCGGGTGAAGCAGCAGGGTGAGCTGCGCGCGGTGCTGACCGCCTACAAGGGCCGGGACCCGTTCCTCGACAGCGCGCCCGCGAGCAGCGCGTGA
- a CDS encoding glycosyltransferase — MSVDDVVVAVVVTRQRPDLLAESLAALGGQSRPVQHVVVVDNGPDRETEDVVRASGLPVTYLPSRHNLGGAGGFALGMLTALARGADWVWCADDDGRPADQSVLATLLDCAATHDLAEVSPAVVDKADPTRLAFPLRRGLRWRRTLADFAGMDLLPRYASLFNGALFRADALEVVGVPDYRLFLRGDETEVHRRLVRSGLRFGTCLRAAYLHPEGTDEFLPIAGGRLSAQYPADETKRFFTYRNRGYLMAQPGMRWLFPLELVRFSWFFLARRDLRGLRTWFGLVRQGRRERFTRP; from the coding sequence GTGAGCGTCGACGACGTCGTCGTGGCGGTCGTGGTCACCCGGCAGCGACCGGACCTGCTGGCCGAGAGCCTCGCGGCCCTCGGCGGACAGTCGCGTCCCGTCCAGCACGTCGTCGTCGTCGACAACGGCCCGGACCGCGAGACCGAGGACGTCGTCCGTGCCTCCGGCCTCCCGGTGACCTACCTGCCGTCACGGCACAACCTGGGCGGCGCCGGCGGCTTCGCCCTCGGCATGCTCACGGCCCTGGCCCGCGGCGCCGACTGGGTGTGGTGCGCCGACGACGACGGGCGACCGGCCGACCAGTCGGTCCTGGCCACGCTCCTGGACTGCGCGGCGACCCACGACCTCGCCGAGGTGTCACCGGCGGTCGTGGACAAGGCGGACCCGACCCGGCTGGCCTTCCCGCTGCGTCGCGGCCTGCGCTGGCGGCGGACCCTCGCCGACTTCGCCGGGATGGACCTGCTGCCCCGGTACGCCTCCCTGTTCAACGGCGCGCTGTTCCGCGCGGACGCGCTGGAGGTCGTCGGCGTGCCGGACTACCGGCTGTTCCTGCGTGGCGACGAGACGGAGGTGCACCGGCGACTGGTCCGCTCCGGGCTGCGGTTCGGCACCTGCCTGCGAGCGGCGTACCTGCACCCGGAAGGAACCGACGAGTTCCTGCCCATCGCCGGTGGGCGGCTGTCGGCGCAGTACCCGGCGGACGAGACCAAGCGGTTCTTCACCTACCGCAACCGCGGCTACCTGATGGCCCAGCCGGGGATGCGCTGGCTCTTCCCGCTGGAGCTCGTGCGCTTCTCGTGGTTCTTCCTGGCGCGACGGGACCTGCGCGGTCTGCGCACCTGGTTCGGCCTGGTACGGCAGGGGCGCCGGGAGCGGTTCACCCGCCCCTGA
- a CDS encoding glycosyltransferase family 2 protein gives MTTPTDPAPLRVVAVTYSPGATLVDFVDSLAQATSRPVEVVLADNGSTDGAPDRAAARHPHVRVLRTGGNIGYGAAANAGLADLRTGRALIANPDLRFAPGSVDELLAAADRWPRAATLGPAIMTPDGELYPSARDLPRLSTGAGHALLGWAWPSNPWTARYRRERETPRERPAGWLSGSCLLVDLEAFWSVGGFDAGYFMYFEDVDLAERLTRRGWLHVYVPTAVVEHEGGHATRREPHRMQRVHHTSALRYLSHQYPLRRHAPLRAAFRAGLGARMLVSYVSGRVAAGARFQRRAGELAGRVAAEPTEN, from the coding sequence GTGACCACTCCGACCGATCCCGCCCCGCTGCGCGTCGTCGCGGTCACCTACTCACCCGGCGCCACGCTCGTGGACTTCGTGGACTCGCTGGCGCAGGCCACCTCGCGGCCGGTCGAGGTGGTGCTCGCCGACAACGGCTCCACCGACGGGGCGCCCGATCGGGCCGCAGCGCGCCACCCGCACGTCCGGGTGCTGCGCACCGGCGGCAACATCGGCTACGGGGCCGCGGCGAACGCCGGGCTGGCCGACCTGCGCACCGGACGGGCGCTGATCGCCAACCCCGACCTGCGCTTCGCTCCGGGCTCGGTCGACGAGCTGCTCGCCGCGGCCGACCGGTGGCCGCGAGCCGCCACGCTCGGGCCGGCGATCATGACCCCCGACGGGGAGCTGTACCCGTCTGCCCGAGACCTGCCACGCCTGTCCACCGGCGCCGGGCACGCGCTGCTGGGCTGGGCGTGGCCGAGCAACCCGTGGACGGCGCGGTACCGCCGGGAGCGGGAGACGCCGCGGGAGCGCCCCGCAGGCTGGCTGAGCGGCTCCTGCCTGCTGGTCGACCTCGAGGCCTTCTGGTCGGTCGGGGGCTTCGACGCCGGCTACTTCATGTACTTCGAGGACGTCGACCTCGCCGAACGGCTCACCCGCCGTGGGTGGCTGCACGTCTACGTGCCTACCGCCGTGGTCGAGCACGAGGGCGGGCACGCCACTCGGCGGGAGCCGCACCGCATGCAGCGGGTGCACCACACCAGCGCGCTGCGCTACCTCTCCCACCAGTACCCCCTGCGGCGGCATGCGCCGCTGCGCGCGGCCTTCCGGGCCGGGCTGGGTGCCCGCATGCTCGTCTCCTACGTCAGCGGCCGGGTGGCCGCCGGAGCCCGCTTCCAGCGCCGGGCCGGCGAGCTCGCCGGGCGCGTGGCCGCCGAGCCGACGGAGAACTGA
- the glf gene encoding UDP-galactopyranose mutase, which yields MTVTAPDLVVVGSGFFGLTVAERVASQLDKRVLVIDRRDHIGGNAYSAPEPETGIEVHVYGAHLFHTSNERVWQYVNQFTEFTSYQHRVFSIYQGKTYSLPINLATICQYFDRSFSPGEARALVAEQAGEMDTAEAANLEEKAISLIGRPLYEAFIRGYTKKQWQTDPTDLPAAVIARLPVRYTFDNRYFNDTYEGLPKDGYTAWLTRMAEHPNIEVRLSTDYFDVRDELPRDVPTVFTGPIDKYFDYEAGELGWRTLDFEQEVLPIGDFQGTSVMNYADEDVPYTRIHEFRHFHPERDYPDDKTVVVREYSRFAQSGDEPYYPINTAEDRAKLERYRELAAKEAAEKHVLFGGRLGTYKYLDMHMAIGSALTMFDNRIRPHFDQGASLDGRLED from the coding sequence GTGACCGTCACAGCACCTGATCTCGTCGTCGTCGGCTCCGGATTCTTCGGACTCACGGTCGCGGAGCGCGTCGCCAGCCAGCTCGACAAGCGGGTGCTGGTCATCGATCGCCGCGACCACATCGGCGGCAACGCGTACTCCGCGCCTGAGCCGGAGACCGGCATCGAGGTGCACGTGTACGGGGCGCACCTGTTCCACACGTCCAACGAGCGGGTCTGGCAGTACGTCAACCAGTTCACCGAGTTCACGAGCTACCAGCACCGGGTCTTCAGCATCTACCAGGGCAAGACCTACTCCCTGCCGATCAACCTGGCCACCATCTGCCAGTACTTCGACCGCAGCTTCTCCCCCGGCGAGGCGCGGGCGCTGGTCGCGGAGCAGGCCGGGGAGATGGACACCGCGGAGGCCGCCAACCTCGAGGAGAAGGCGATCTCGCTGATCGGCCGTCCGCTCTACGAGGCGTTCATCCGGGGCTACACCAAGAAGCAGTGGCAGACGGACCCGACCGACCTGCCCGCGGCGGTGATCGCCCGGCTGCCGGTGCGCTACACCTTCGACAACCGGTACTTCAACGACACCTACGAAGGTCTGCCCAAGGACGGGTACACCGCCTGGCTGACCCGCATGGCCGAGCACCCGAACATCGAGGTCCGGCTCTCCACCGACTACTTCGACGTCCGTGACGAGCTGCCCCGCGACGTGCCCACCGTGTTCACCGGCCCCATCGACAAGTACTTCGACTACGAGGCCGGCGAGCTCGGGTGGCGGACGCTCGACTTCGAGCAGGAGGTCCTGCCGATCGGCGACTTCCAGGGGACGTCGGTCATGAACTACGCGGACGAGGACGTGCCCTACACCCGGATCCACGAGTTCCGGCACTTCCACCCCGAGCGGGACTACCCCGACGACAAGACCGTCGTCGTGCGCGAGTACTCGCGCTTCGCCCAGTCCGGCGACGAGCCGTACTACCCGATCAACACCGCGGAGGACCGGGCGAAGCTCGAGCGGTACCGCGAGCTGGCGGCGAAGGAGGCGGCGGAGAAGCACGTGCTCTTCGGAGGCCGCCTCGGCACGTACAAGTACCTGGACATGCACATGGCGATCGGTTCGGCGCTCACCATGTTCGACAACCGCATCCGCCCGCACTTCGACCAGGGCGCGTCGCTCGACGGCCGCCTCGAGGACTGA
- a CDS encoding mannose-1-phosphate guanylyltransferase yields MAGGSGTRLWPLSRAQRPKQLLDVVHDADGGAHSLLVEAFTRLAAVLPAEQIWVCTAARYGEQVRAALPELGADRLVLEPVARDTANAVGLTAALVADVDPDAELAVVSADHVIRPVERFAAVLETAYRALAARPDALVTLGIPPASPATGFGYVQRGAATEVAGVAEAASFREKPDRATAEAYVADGGYLWNSGMFVWRARTVLDALADHLPESAEGLARIVAAPAGPERERVLGQVFPTLPKISVDYAVLEPAAAEPGRVLVADLDVDWLDVGSWPALAHTLETDGAGNAVRGPSVLVDASGNVVFNDDPDHLVALVGVHDSVVVHTADVTMVCPVSDAERVKQLLAVVEERYGPRFG; encoded by the coding sequence ATGGCTGGCGGATCCGGGACGCGGCTGTGGCCGCTCTCGCGCGCCCAGCGGCCCAAGCAGTTGCTCGACGTGGTGCACGACGCCGACGGCGGCGCCCACAGCCTCCTGGTGGAGGCGTTCACCCGCCTGGCGGCGGTGCTGCCGGCGGAACAGATCTGGGTCTGCACGGCCGCCCGCTACGGCGAGCAGGTACGCGCGGCGCTGCCGGAGCTGGGCGCCGACCGGCTGGTCCTGGAGCCGGTCGCCCGGGACACCGCCAACGCCGTCGGGCTGACCGCTGCGCTGGTGGCCGACGTCGACCCGGACGCCGAGCTCGCCGTGGTCAGCGCCGACCACGTCATCCGGCCGGTCGAGCGGTTCGCCGCCGTGCTGGAGACGGCCTACCGGGCGCTCGCCGCCCGCCCGGATGCCCTGGTGACCCTCGGCATTCCGCCGGCCTCGCCGGCCACCGGCTTCGGATACGTCCAGCGTGGCGCCGCCACGGAGGTGGCCGGGGTCGCCGAGGCCGCGTCGTTCCGCGAGAAGCCCGACCGGGCGACCGCGGAGGCCTACGTCGCCGACGGGGGGTACCTGTGGAACTCGGGCATGTTCGTCTGGCGCGCCCGGACGGTCCTCGACGCCCTGGCCGACCACCTGCCGGAGTCCGCCGAGGGGCTGGCGCGGATCGTCGCCGCGCCGGCCGGCCCGGAGCGCGAGCGCGTCCTGGGCCAGGTGTTCCCCACGCTGCCGAAGATCAGCGTCGACTACGCCGTCCTGGAGCCGGCCGCCGCCGAGCCGGGTCGGGTGCTCGTCGCCGACCTCGACGTCGACTGGCTCGACGTCGGCTCCTGGCCGGCGTTGGCCCACACGCTCGAGACCGACGGGGCCGGCAACGCCGTCCGTGGCCCCTCCGTGCTGGTCGACGCCTCCGGCAACGTCGTCTTCAATGACGACCCCGACCATCTCGTGGCCCTCGTCGGCGTCCACGACAGCGTCGTCGTCCACACCGCCGACGTGACGATGGTCTGCCCCGTGTCCGACGCCGAGCGGGTCAAGCAGCTGCTGGCCGTCGTCGAGGAACGGTACGGCCCCCGGTTCGGCTGA
- a CDS encoding FG-GAP repeat domain-containing protein — protein sequence MRTTRPRSLLLGLVTAALTAVLVVTGPATAGASGLLTPPVPMQTVPDAPSAYRGQVSCDPSAKPGAIALRNIVLAYYGVGRDGGLTRACNINARSEHQEGRAWDWMLDVNKPAEKAVGDDFTLWLTGPDATGEPAGNARRLGVMYVIWNRQIWSASQASAGWQPYSGRSPHTDHVHVSLSWDGAFQRTSWWTGVAVPQADVGPCQVYVGEWAATYSAPRYDPCPAVRPRPVNRGVSASQDLDGDGKADTVGRERSVGRLWFYAGDGRGASVSRRAVGTGWQMHDSLIMSADVTGDGRPDLYGREMASGSLYVYPGDGAGSFTPPTMVGTGWHMHDALMSAGDVTGDGFADMWARQQGTGRLYLYPGSAGGVLTPPRLLGTGWDMHDALTSPGDVDGDGDADLWAREAGTGVLWFYAGDGTGGFASRAAVGTGWSMHDVLTPSQDISGDGRPDLFGRAKALGVRWAYTTGNGGVPHSARTVGSGWDMHDVVL from the coding sequence GTGCGTACGACCCGTCCCCGTTCCCTGCTCCTCGGCCTGGTCACCGCGGCCCTGACCGCGGTGCTCGTGGTCACCGGCCCCGCGACGGCCGGCGCGAGTGGCCTGTTGACGCCTCCCGTCCCCATGCAGACCGTCCCCGACGCACCGTCGGCCTACCGCGGTCAGGTCTCCTGTGACCCCTCGGCCAAGCCGGGCGCGATCGCGCTGCGCAACATCGTGCTCGCCTACTACGGCGTCGGACGCGACGGCGGTCTCACCCGGGCCTGCAACATCAACGCGCGCAGCGAGCACCAGGAGGGCCGCGCGTGGGACTGGATGCTGGACGTGAACAAGCCGGCCGAGAAGGCCGTCGGTGACGACTTCACGCTGTGGCTGACCGGCCCGGACGCCACGGGCGAGCCGGCGGGGAATGCCCGTCGGCTCGGCGTCATGTACGTGATCTGGAACCGCCAGATCTGGTCGGCCTCGCAGGCCTCCGCCGGCTGGCAGCCCTACAGCGGCCGGAGCCCGCACACCGACCACGTGCACGTCAGCCTGAGCTGGGACGGCGCCTTCCAGCGCACGTCCTGGTGGACCGGTGTCGCCGTGCCGCAGGCCGACGTCGGCCCGTGCCAGGTGTACGTCGGCGAGTGGGCCGCGACCTACAGCGCGCCGCGCTACGACCCCTGCCCGGCCGTGCGGCCCCGGCCGGTGAATCGCGGCGTGTCCGCGAGCCAGGACCTCGACGGCGACGGCAAGGCGGACACCGTGGGCCGGGAACGCTCGGTCGGCCGGCTGTGGTTCTACGCCGGTGACGGCCGGGGCGCCTCGGTGTCCCGCCGCGCGGTGGGCACCGGCTGGCAGATGCACGACTCGCTGATCATGAGCGCCGACGTCACCGGCGACGGGAGGCCCGACCTCTACGGCCGCGAGATGGCCAGCGGGAGCCTGTACGTCTATCCCGGCGACGGCGCCGGCAGCTTCACGCCCCCCACCATGGTCGGCACCGGCTGGCACATGCACGACGCGCTGATGTCCGCCGGGGACGTGACCGGCGACGGGTTCGCCGACATGTGGGCCCGGCAGCAGGGCACCGGCCGGCTGTACCTGTATCCCGGCTCGGCCGGGGGTGTGCTGACCCCGCCGCGGCTGCTCGGCACCGGGTGGGACATGCACGACGCCCTGACCTCGCCCGGCGACGTCGACGGTGACGGCGACGCCGACCTGTGGGCCCGGGAGGCCGGCACCGGCGTGCTCTGGTTCTATGCCGGCGACGGCACCGGCGGGTTCGCCAGCCGCGCGGCCGTCGGCACCGGGTGGTCGATGCACGACGTGCTGACCCCGAGCCAGGACATCTCCGGCGACGGGCGGCCCGACCTCTTCGGCCGCGCCAAGGCCCTCGGCGTCCGCTGGGCGTACACGACCGGCAACGGCGGTGTGCCCCACTCGGCGCGGACCGTCGGCTCCGGGTGGGACATGCACGACGTCGTCCTGTGA
- a CDS encoding SDR family NAD(P)-dependent oxidoreductase produces the protein MKSFDVAAVVSGGASGLGAATSRALAARGAAVTILDLQEERGQALAAELGGHTTFVRTDVTDEASVQAAIAEATGKDRPLRIAVNCAGIGWAQRTVGRGGEAHDLGAFTRTVMVNLVGTFNVLRLAAAAMSATEPGEDGERGVVVNTASIAAYDGQIGQVAYAASKGGIVGMTLPAARDLSSVGVRVCTIAPGLVDTPLLGSLPEEARTALSAGIPFPKRLGRPEDFAELALAIVTHGYLNGEVIRMDGALRMAPK, from the coding sequence ATGAAGAGCTTCGACGTCGCAGCCGTTGTCAGTGGAGGAGCCTCCGGGCTCGGTGCGGCCACCAGCCGGGCCCTGGCCGCCCGGGGGGCGGCCGTGACGATCCTCGACCTGCAGGAGGAGCGCGGGCAGGCGCTGGCCGCGGAGCTGGGTGGGCACACCACCTTCGTCCGGACCGACGTCACCGACGAGGCGTCCGTCCAGGCCGCGATCGCCGAGGCGACCGGCAAGGACCGGCCGTTGCGGATCGCGGTCAACTGCGCCGGCATCGGCTGGGCCCAGCGCACCGTGGGGCGCGGCGGCGAGGCGCACGACCTCGGCGCGTTCACGAGGACGGTGATGGTCAACCTCGTCGGCACCTTCAACGTGCTCCGGCTGGCGGCGGCGGCGATGTCGGCCACCGAGCCGGGCGAGGACGGCGAGCGTGGCGTCGTCGTGAACACCGCCTCGATCGCGGCCTACGACGGGCAGATCGGGCAGGTCGCCTACGCGGCGTCCAAGGGCGGGATCGTCGGGATGACCCTCCCGGCGGCGCGGGACCTCTCCAGCGTCGGCGTCCGGGTCTGCACGATCGCCCCCGGGTTGGTCGACACGCCGCTGCTGGGCAGCCTCCCCGAGGAGGCGCGGACGGCGCTGTCGGCGGGCATACCCTTCCCCAAGCGCCTCGGCCGTCCCGAGGACTTCGCGGAGCTGGCGCTCGCCATCGTCACGCACGGCTACCTCAACGGCGAGGTCATCCGGATGGACGGCGCGCTGCGCATGGCACCGAAGTGA
- a CDS encoding glycosyltransferase, which yields MTSTTAPGPTVDADADQRPTPAVTLLQRVLMPRLDDPRNVRSLYVDESLARTLRVDSRATAHLLGGDQVSFATYFNAFPAAYWRRWTSVPSVVLRLRLSGSGRVDVYRSKADGDIVHVTASAVGGTDQEVEFQLDLTPFIDGGWYWFDLVADSELTIVEAGWYADHEPLREGRLSVGICTFNRPGDCTAAMATIAADPVVSAQLSAVVVADQGNRKVRDDAGYAEVAALLGDRLHLVEQGNLGGSGGFARAMYETLERTDATHLLFLDDDVQLEADSLHRALTFSRFTDQPVLVGGQMLALQDRSVLHTMGEVVDRHSFLYRPAAYAVTGHNFAEQSLRETRQLHRRVDVDYNAWWMCLIPREVPEKLGLPLPLFIKWDDAEYGLRAKAAGYPTVTLPGAAIWHLAWTDKDDVSDWQAYFFARNRLIVAALHSPHTDGGGIPRSSILADLKHLLKLEYSAVALHLKAYEDFLAGPSSVFSALPTALGDVRAEQSRFPDSRVVTARSEIPEPELDAVVAEAMAQPPVGKRAILSSAVRGLRHSLRPAGEARDRPQVQLPAQDAQWYVLARLDSVAVGTADGRGVTLRQRDPAAFRDLLRRSVRLNREIVKRFPELSDRYRAAYGDLTSRENWRAAFVASGGDVSGS from the coding sequence ATGACGAGCACCACGGCCCCCGGCCCCACGGTCGACGCGGACGCCGATCAGCGGCCCACCCCGGCGGTCACCCTGCTGCAGCGGGTGCTGATGCCGCGCCTCGACGACCCCCGCAACGTGCGCAGCCTGTACGTCGACGAGAGCCTGGCACGCACCCTGCGGGTGGACAGCCGCGCCACCGCGCACCTGCTCGGCGGGGACCAGGTCTCCTTCGCCACCTACTTCAACGCCTTCCCCGCGGCCTACTGGCGCCGCTGGACGTCGGTGCCGTCGGTGGTACTGCGCCTGCGCCTGTCCGGCTCCGGCCGGGTCGACGTCTACCGGTCGAAGGCGGACGGCGACATCGTGCACGTCACCGCCTCCGCGGTCGGCGGCACCGACCAGGAGGTGGAGTTCCAGCTCGACCTGACCCCGTTCATCGACGGCGGCTGGTACTGGTTCGACCTGGTCGCCGACAGCGAGCTGACGATCGTGGAGGCCGGCTGGTACGCCGACCACGAACCGCTGCGCGAGGGCCGGCTGTCCGTCGGCATCTGCACCTTCAACAGGCCGGGCGACTGCACCGCCGCCATGGCGACGATCGCCGCGGACCCGGTCGTGAGCGCTCAGCTCTCCGCCGTGGTCGTGGCCGACCAGGGCAACCGCAAGGTTCGCGACGACGCCGGCTACGCGGAGGTCGCCGCGCTGCTGGGCGACCGGCTGCACCTGGTCGAGCAGGGCAACCTCGGCGGCAGCGGCGGGTTCGCGCGGGCCATGTACGAGACGCTGGAGCGGACCGACGCCACCCACCTGCTCTTCCTCGACGATGACGTGCAGCTCGAGGCCGACAGCCTGCACCGGGCGCTGACCTTCAGCCGTTTCACCGACCAGCCGGTCCTCGTCGGTGGCCAGATGCTCGCGCTGCAGGACCGCTCCGTGCTGCACACCATGGGCGAGGTCGTCGACCGGCACAGCTTCCTCTACCGGCCGGCCGCCTACGCCGTCACCGGCCACAACTTCGCCGAGCAGTCGCTGCGGGAGACCCGGCAGCTGCACCGGCGGGTCGACGTCGACTACAACGCCTGGTGGATGTGCCTGATCCCCCGGGAGGTGCCGGAGAAGCTCGGCCTGCCGCTGCCGCTGTTCATCAAGTGGGACGACGCCGAGTACGGTCTCCGGGCCAAGGCGGCCGGCTACCCCACAGTCACGCTGCCCGGTGCGGCGATCTGGCACCTCGCCTGGACCGACAAGGACGACGTCAGTGACTGGCAGGCCTACTTCTTCGCCCGCAACCGGCTGATCGTCGCGGCGCTGCACAGCCCGCACACCGATGGCGGCGGCATCCCGCGCAGCAGCATCCTCGCCGACCTCAAGCATCTGCTGAAGCTGGAGTACTCCGCCGTCGCCCTGCACCTGAAGGCCTACGAGGACTTCCTCGCCGGGCCCTCGTCGGTCTTCTCGGCACTGCCCACCGCGCTCGGCGACGTCCGCGCCGAGCAGTCCCGCTTCCCCGACAGCCGGGTGGTGACGGCGCGCTCGGAGATCCCCGAGCCCGAGCTCGACGCGGTCGTGGCCGAGGCCATGGCCCAGCCACCGGTCGGCAAGCGGGCGATCCTCTCCTCGGCGGTGCGCGGACTGCGGCACAGCCTCCGGCCGGCCGGCGAGGCCCGGGACCGGCCGCAGGTCCAGCTTCCGGCCCAGGACGCCCAGTGGTACGTGCTGGCGCGGCTCGACAGCGTCGCCGTGGGCACCGCGGACGGCCGCGGAGTCACCCTGCGGCAGCGGGATCCGGCCGCCTTCCGTGACCTGCTGCGTCGCTCGGTGCGGCTGAACCGCGAGATCGTGAAGCGCTTCCCCGAGCTGTCGGACCGGTACCGGGCCGCGTACGGGGACCTGACCTCGCGGGAGAACTGGCGGGCGGCCTTCGTCGCCAGCGGGGGCGACGTCAGCGGAAGCTGA
- a CDS encoding ABC transporter permease, with protein sequence MATLRTATPMGRALDDLRVGWRQRQLWGHLGWQDIRQRYRRSVLGPIWITISMAVTAVALGILYAGLFGNALEDQLPYILVGFIVWAFISGCIIEGADVFIANEGLIKHLPAPISVHVYRLVWRQSLLFAHNLIVYAVMLLIFPQDLDWSSLLAIPAFVLIALNGAWVALFLGMASARFRDLNPIVGSIVQLTFFLTPIVWIYEDFLNSENPAIAERARWAEINPALHFIEFIRRPMLGQEQVWRHWYVVLAITVIGWLITLWALRRYRARVSYWV encoded by the coding sequence GTGGCAACTCTCAGGACGGCGACCCCGATGGGCCGCGCACTCGACGACCTGAGGGTCGGGTGGCGGCAGCGCCAGCTCTGGGGACACCTGGGCTGGCAGGACATCCGTCAGCGGTACCGGAGGTCCGTGCTCGGACCGATCTGGATCACCATCAGCATGGCGGTCACCGCGGTCGCGCTGGGCATCCTCTACGCCGGCCTCTTCGGCAACGCACTCGAGGACCAGCTCCCCTACATCCTGGTCGGATTCATCGTCTGGGCGTTCATCTCCGGCTGCATCATCGAGGGTGCCGACGTCTTCATCGCCAACGAGGGGCTGATCAAGCACCTCCCGGCGCCCATCTCGGTGCACGTGTACCGGCTGGTCTGGCGGCAGAGCCTGCTGTTCGCGCACAACCTGATCGTCTACGCGGTGATGCTCCTGATCTTCCCGCAGGATCTCGACTGGTCGAGCCTGCTCGCCATCCCGGCCTTCGTGCTGATCGCGCTCAACGGCGCCTGGGTCGCGCTGTTCCTGGGCATGGCCAGCGCCCGTTTCCGCGACCTGAACCCGATCGTGGGCAGCATCGTCCAGCTGACCTTCTTCCTCACGCCGATCGTGTGGATCTACGAGGACTTCCTCAACAGCGAGAACCCGGCCATCGCCGAGCGGGCCCGGTGGGCGGAGATCAACCCGGCGCTGCACTTCATCGAGTTCATCCGGCGGCCGATGCTCGGCCAGGAGCAGGTGTGGCGTCACTGGTACGTCGTCCTCGCCATCACGGTCATCGGCTGGCTCATCACCCTGTGGGCGCTGCGCCGCTACCGCGCGCGCGTGTCCTACTGGGTCTGA
- a CDS encoding DNA-3-methyladenine glycosylase family protein codes for MRVAADGIWRTTTTDDGPATVRIALGAGTVQITAWGPGAERAGATVPEWLGAADRTDGFDPSGHPVVAELHRTTRWLRLGRTGRTWDALVPAVLEQKVTVVEANRVWRDLLRLAGAPAPGPAPDGMRVLPSASRVLDVTDWEWHRCGLDGARRRALRAVASVASRLEPEVAGNSAALQRRLCSIPGIGVWTAAEVVQRTLGCPDTVSVGDYHLKNVVGWALAGRRNTDDAGMLELLEPWRGHRQRVVRLLLAGGPRRPRHGPRFAPTDYRSI; via the coding sequence ATGCGGGTGGCGGCCGACGGGATCTGGCGGACCACGACGACCGACGACGGCCCGGCCACCGTGCGGATCGCCCTCGGAGCCGGCACGGTCCAGATCACGGCGTGGGGGCCGGGGGCCGAGCGTGCCGGGGCGACGGTGCCCGAATGGCTGGGCGCCGCCGACCGCACCGACGGCTTCGACCCCTCCGGCCACCCCGTGGTCGCCGAGCTGCACCGCACGACGCGGTGGCTGCGGCTGGGTCGCACGGGCCGCACCTGGGATGCGCTCGTGCCCGCGGTCCTGGAGCAGAAGGTGACCGTCGTCGAGGCCAACCGGGTGTGGCGGGACCTGTTGCGCCTGGCCGGTGCGCCGGCGCCGGGACCAGCCCCCGACGGGATGCGGGTGCTCCCGTCGGCGTCACGGGTGCTGGACGTCACCGACTGGGAGTGGCACCGCTGCGGCCTGGACGGGGCCCGCCGGCGGGCGCTGCGGGCGGTGGCGTCCGTCGCGTCGCGACTCGAGCCGGAGGTGGCCGGGAACTCGGCCGCGCTGCAGCGGCGGCTGTGCTCGATACCCGGCATCGGGGTCTGGACGGCGGCCGAGGTGGTCCAGCGGACCCTCGGCTGCCCCGACACGGTGAGCGTGGGGGACTACCACCTGAAGAACGTCGTGGGCTGGGCTCTGGCAGGTCGGAGGAACACCGACGACGCGGGCATGCTCGAACTGCTGGAGCCCTGGCGGGGCCACCGGCAGCGCGTGGTCCGCCTGCTGCTGGCCGGCGGTCCGCGCCGCCCGCGGCACGGGCCGCGCTTCGCGCCGACGGACTACCGGTCGATCTGA